One region of Triticum aestivum cultivar Chinese Spring chromosome 6B, IWGSC CS RefSeq v2.1, whole genome shotgun sequence genomic DNA includes:
- the LOC123136893 gene encoding coatomer subunit beta'-2 produces MPLRLDIKRKLAQRSERVKSADLHPTEPWILSSLYSGSVCIWNYQTQTMVKSFEVTELPVRSAKFIARKQWVVAGADDMFIRVYNYNTMDKVKVFEAHTDYIRCVAVHPTQPFVLSSSDDMLIKLWDWDKGWVCTHIFEGHSHYVMQVTFNPKDTNTFASASLDRTIKIWSIGSPDPNFTLDGHSKGVNCVDYFTGGDRPFLITGSDDQTAKVWDYQTKSCVQTLEGHAHNVSAVCFHPELPIIITGSEDGTVRLWHSTTYRLENTLNYGLERVWALGYMKGSRRIVIGYDEGTIMIKIGREVPVASMDNSGKIIWAKHNEIQTVNIKTVGAGNEIADGERLPLAVKELGSCDLYPQNLRHNPNGRFVVVCGDGEYIIYTALAWRNRSFGSALEFAWSSDGEYAVRESTSRIKIYSKNFQERKSIRPTFSVERVFGGVLLAMCTNDFICFYDWADCRLIRRIDVNVKNLYWADSGDLVTVASDTSFYILKYNRDVVSSHLDGGGSVGEEGVEDAFELLHEINERIRTGLWVGDCFIYNNSSSRLNYCVGGEVTTLFHLDRPMYLLGYLANQSRVYLIDKQFNVVGYTLLLSLIEYKTLVLRGDFDRANDILPSIPKEQYDSVAHFLESRGMLEEALEIATDSNYRFDLAVQLGRVDDAKAIALEVQSESKWKQLGELAISTGKLEMAEECLLHALDLSGLLLLYSSIGDADGITKLASMAREQGKNNVAFLCLFMLGKLEECLQLLIESNRIPEAALMARSYLPSKVPEIVALWKKDLQKVNSKAAESLADPDEYPNLFEDWQIALNVEATVAPKRGIYPPAEEYMIHSERPNESLVEAFKNMHVQEEEDVHEEDVHDEEELTNENDTVQEVFEDDGAEESQEDAVEVEADGSTDGTIHVNGNDSEEQWVLTPDQ; encoded by the exons ATG CCGCTCCGGTTGGATATCAAG AGGAAGCTCGCGCAGAGGTCGGAGAGGGTCAAGTCCGCGGATCTGCATCCGACAGAGCCATG GATTTTGTCGAGTCTTTACTCGGGGAGTGTCTGCATCTGGAACTACCAAACGCAG ACAATGGTGAAATCATTTGAAGTCACAGAGTTACCAG TTCGTTCGGCTAAATTTATTGCACGGAAGCAATGGGTTGTTGCTggtgccgatgatatgtttatccGTGTGTACAATTACAATACAATGGATAAGGTCAAGGTATTTGAAGCTCATACTGATTACATCAGGTGTGTGGCTGTTCATCCAACCCAGCCTTTTGTGCTGTCATCATCCGATGACATGTTAATTAAGCTTTGGGATTGGGATAAGGGTTGGGTGTGCACTCACATATTTGAGGGGCATTCTCACTATGTGATGCAAGTCACATTTAACCCAAAGGATACCAATACTTTTGCTAGTGCTTCCCTTGATCGCACGATAAAG ATATGGAGTATTGGTTCTCCTGATCCTAACTTCACATTAGATGGCCACTCAAAAGGCGTGAACTGTGTTGATTACTTCACCGGTGGTGATCGACCATTTTTAATTACTGGATCTGATGATCAGACTGCAAAG GTTTGGGATTACCAAACCAAGAGCTGTGTTCAAACACTTGAAGGACATGCACACAATGTGTCCGCTGTCTGTTTCCATCCAGAACTACCTATTATAATTACTGGCTCAGAGGATGGCACAGTTCGCTTGTGGCACTCTACAACCTACAg GCTTGAGAACACTCTTAATTATGGTCTTGAGCGAGTTTGGGCTTTAGGATACATGAAGGGGTCAAGAAG GATTGTGATTGGATATGATGAAGGGACAATTATGATAAAAATTGGCCGTGAAGTTCCGGTTGCTAGCATGGACAACAGTGGAAAAATCATATGGGCGAAACATAACGAAATCCAAACTGTTAATATCAAGACTGTTGGTGCAGGCAATGAG ATTGCGGATGGTGAGCGATTACCGTTGGCTGTGAAGGAGCTGGGAAGCTGTGATCTTTATCCACAA AACTTAAGGCACAATCCCAACGGGAGATTTGTTGTTGTATGTGGAGATGGAGAATACATAATTTATACAGCACTAGCATGGAGAAATAGATCATTTGGGTCTGCACTtgaattcgcttggtcatctgatGGCGAATACGCTGTAAGGGAAAGCACCTCAAGGATAAAGATATACAGTAAAAATTTCCAG GAGAGGAAAAGTATAAGACCAACATTCTCCGTCGAACGTGTGTTTGGTGGAGTATTATTGGCTATGTGTACAAATGATTTCATCTGCTTTTACGACTGGGCGGATTGCAGGTTGATACGTCGAATTGATGTCAACGTGAAG AATCTCTACTGGGCTGACAGTGGTGATTTGGTGACAGTTGCAAGTGATACATCATTCTACATTTTGAAGTACAAT AGGGATGTTGTATCTTCTCATTTGGACGGAGGGGGTTCAGTTGGTGAGGAAGGTGTGGAAGATGCCTTTGAACTGCTTCATGAGATCAATGAACGCATCCGAACTGGGCTATGGGTTGGCGATTGTTTTATCTACAATAATTCTTCATCACGGCTTAATTACTGTGTAGGAGGAGAG GTCACAACCTTATTTCACTTGGACCGGCCAATGTATTTACTAGGATATCTTGCTAACCAGAGCCGTGTCTATCTTATTGACAAGCAATTTAA TGTTGTTGGGTACACTCTACTCCTTAGTTTGATCGAGTATAAAACACTAGTGCTGCGTGGGGATTTTGATCGTGCAAATGATATTTTGCCATCTATACCGAAGGAACAATATGACAG TGTGGCACATTTCTTGGAATCACGGGGCATGTTGGAGGAAGCCCTTGAGATAGCAACGGACTCTAATTACAGATTTGACCTGGCTGTTCAGCTTGGCCGCGTTGATGATGCAAAG GCAATTGCTCTTGAGGTGCAAAGTGAGTCCAAGTGGAAGCAGTTAGGGGAGTTAGCTATCTCAACTGGAAAG CTCGAGATGGCAGAGGAGTGCCTTCTACATGCACTAGATCTCAGCGGTCTATTGCTTTTGTATTCATCCATTGGGGATGCTGATGGGATAACAAAATTGGCATCTATGGCTAGAGAACAAGGAAAGAACAATGTTGCGTTCCTTTGTTTGTTCATGCTAGGCAAGTTGGAGGAATGCCTTCAATTGTTGATTGAAAG CAATCGCATTCCGGAAGCAGCATTGATGGCGAGATCTTATCTTCCAAGCAAAGTCCCTGAGATTGTAGCATTATGGAAAAAAGATCTCCAAAAG GTAAACTCAAAAGCAGCAGAGTCATTGGCAGATCCTGATGAGTACCCAAACTTATTTGAAGACTGGCAGATTGCTCTCAATGTAGAAGCTACTGTCGCCCCCAAAAG GGGTATCTATCCACCTGCTGAGGAATACATGATTCATTCTGAAAGGCCCAATGAGAGTCTTGTGGAAGCTTTCAAGAACATGCATGTACAAGAAGAGGAGGACGTACATGAAGAGGATGTACACGATGAAGAGGAGCTAACAAATGAAAATGACACTGTTCAAGAG GTTTTTGAAGATGACGGAGCAGAAGAGAGCCAAGAAGATGCTGTTGAGGTCGAGGCTGATGGTTCTACTGATGGCACTATCCATGTGAATGGAAATGATAGTGAGGAACAGTGGG TGCTGACTCCTGACCAATAG